Proteins encoded within one genomic window of Legionella sp. PC997:
- a CDS encoding outer membrane protein, which translates to MRKKCYLVLMMNLLSASVMAGAMGESVSPWNYVAALSIGPVWENEGAAQTFFLAPEIEKTYTADKSTHALADFEVFFGLQKALTTTFWGQLGIAAAATTNARLSGDIWDDADPEFDNFTYSYKMKHTHVAAKGKLLADMGFIVIPWVSGSIGVGFNEASSFINTPKIFEALPNPNFASHTQTAFTYTVGGGIQKVLSQNWQVGVGYEFADWGKSQLGRASGQTIGEGLELNHFYTNGVLFNITYLA; encoded by the coding sequence ATGAGGAAAAAGTGCTATTTAGTATTAATGATGAACCTTTTAAGCGCTAGCGTAATGGCTGGTGCCATGGGTGAATCTGTCTCGCCTTGGAATTATGTTGCGGCATTGAGCATTGGTCCTGTATGGGAAAATGAGGGCGCTGCGCAAACCTTTTTTTTGGCTCCTGAAATTGAAAAAACTTATACCGCAGATAAATCGACACACGCACTCGCAGATTTTGAAGTGTTTTTTGGCTTGCAAAAAGCATTAACTACTACATTCTGGGGGCAGTTAGGAATAGCAGCAGCTGCAACGACTAATGCGAGGCTTTCAGGAGACATTTGGGATGATGCGGATCCTGAGTTTGATAATTTTACCTACAGCTACAAAATGAAACATACTCATGTTGCAGCAAAAGGGAAATTATTGGCTGATATGGGGTTTATAGTGATACCTTGGGTGAGTGGTAGCATTGGTGTAGGCTTTAATGAAGCAAGTTCTTTTATAAATACTCCGAAGATTTTTGAAGCCTTACCTAATCCTAATTTTGCCTCTCATACTCAAACTGCTTTTACTTATACAGTGGGCGGAGGGATACAAAAGGTATTGAGTCAAAATTGGCAAGTTGGGGTTGGTTATGAATTTGCCGATTGGGGTAAAAGTCAACTTGGCCGAGCCTCAGGCCAAACCATAGGTGAGGGTTTGGAATTAAATCATTTCTACACAAATGGGGTTTTATTCAATATTACCTATCTTGCATGA